AAAGAGCCGCTCCGTGCCCGTGCATCGACGCGGAGCGTGCGCGCGTCTTTCGGAACGGCGCCGTTGGCGATGAGCAGCTCCCAGGCGCCGTCGCCTGGATGCCAGCGCGAGAAAAACCTGCTCGATCCACTGCTCACCGCCAACTGCACGGCCTCGGCGGTCTCCGTCCTGACCCAGGTCTGGAACGAGAACCGCCGACCCGCGAGCAGATGCGCGTCGCCCAGGTCCTGATACAGGGCGACGTCGCCACGCGTTCCGGCAACGATGGCGGCGAAGGCGGCACCCGGGGCACCGCGCGGGCCGCGCCGGACCGCGCCCGACCCCTCGCCTCCGAGCCCCCAGCCGTCCGGTGGCGCGTCTTCGCCGCCCGACCAGGCTGCGAGATCGAGGTTACGCAGGGCGGTGTCTGGAGCGGGATCGAGCCAGAGCGAGAATCCGCCCACCTCCACCTCTGAGCGATTGCGCGCCCAGGCGTGAAAGCGCAAGGCCGTCACGCCGGGCGGTACGGTGCCGGCGGACGTGAGCAGCTCCCAGCCTCCGCTTCCGGAATGCCAACCCGAGGTGAAGAGCCGCTGGCCCGCGTTGATGGTCAGCTGCGCGACGCCCGGCGACGTCGCCCTCACCCACGCCTCGAACTTGAAGGCGTGGCCGATGGCGAGATGGGCGTCGTCGACGTCCTGGTAGAGCGCCATGTCGCCCGACGTTGCGGAGACGATTGCGCCGAATCTTCGCCCGCCGGGAAGTGCCGGACCCGTCCGGACCGTGCCCGTGCCGGGCCCGCCCAGGACCCAGCCGTCAGGCGCGGACGAAGGTCCATTGGTCCAGGAGATCAGGTCGGGATTGCGCAGCTTGGGTCGCGGGGTGAATCCTGGGGTGCCACAACCCGCACCGATTGAAATGAGCACAGCAGCAGCGATCGTGCGCACGAGGCCGCGCCGGAGGAGCTCAGACGTCGTAGAGCTTTCGGATGTCGTGCTCGAGCACGCCCCAGTCCCTGGCTGCCGCGGTCGCCAGGCCGCTCGCGATGATCCGCTCGCGTAGCGTCGCATCGCCGCAGATCTCATGGATCAATCCCACAGCCTGCTCCGGCTTTCCCGCCTGATAGAGCAGGCAGTTCTCGCGGTCGCGCAGGTACTCCGCATTGCCCGCATTCGCCGCGACGATGGCGATTCCGCCCGTCGCCATCATCTCCAGCGGAGGATACGAGAAACTCTCGAGCAAGCTCGACTTCACGAGCAGGTGGCAGGACTGGTACGCCGCGGCGACGGAGTGGTGCGGCACTTTGTGGAGGAAGCGGTCGACGCGGTACCACCTCTTCGGGGCTCCCTGGTACGAGAGGTACCACACCTCGAACCGGGAAGGATCGAGCTGATTGGTGATCACGAAACTCTCGTCGACGTTCTTGTAGTGGTCCTCGGAGTTCCCCTCGACCAGCACCCGGATCCTGCCGGAGAAGTCGCGGGCCTTGCGCGCAAACAGCGCCAGATCGATTCCGTTCGGCGCGTAGGCCGCTTCCTTCCTGAAGCGCTCGGCAAGCCAGCCCTGGCACCATCGCGAGATGGTGATGTACTTGAGCCGGTCGAGCGAATTGTAGGTGGCGTTCGCGAGGATCCGGCGCGGATCCCCGAACGGGTAGAAATCGGTCTCGAAGTTCTGCACGAGATAATACCGGGATGCGAACCGCGAAGAGTGGTTCACCACGTCGACCGTCGACCACAGCGTCGCGACCGCGCGATCGAAGCGGGCGTGCACGCGCGTCTTCCGCCACGGCATCACCGGGAGGCCGGAAACGTCGGTGGCCCGCTCCTTGTCGTCCATCGAGAACAGCGTGACGTCCGCTCCGTTTTTCCGCAGGATCGACGCATGGCGGACGACGACGTTGACCCCACCGCTGACCTGGGTGGAGGGGAGGACGAACGCCACGCCGATCGGCAACTTGGAGCCAATGACCTTCGCAAACGACACGGCCGTGGAGGACGTCACCGAGCCGCTCAGAACGGACCGCCGGGCAGCGACGCCGATCCGTTCGCGCTCCTTTGGCGACTCGATGAGGCTCGCCACCGCCCGGTACCAATCCTCGCCGGTGCGGCAGAGGAGCGCGTTCTCGCCGTTCGAGGTTCGCGCGGCCACCGCCCCTGTGTCGCTGGCCACCGTCGGCACTCCGACCAGCGAAGCCT
Above is a genomic segment from Deltaproteobacteria bacterium containing:
- a CDS encoding glycosyltransferase, coding for MIVLLRKGLDTLVHDGPVAFAEKTQQFVRRIVAERRGKLFGRREYRDVLFVNGCTLPHPTRYRVDHQIEQLQFAGLSAASVFYNSLDLDLVRYYRAFVFFRCPHTPVVEEFIARAKACNKPVFFDIDDLVIDETYVRTIKYLGTMTAAEKDLYMDGVQRMRRTLRLCDAAITTTEPLATELARYVPEVFVNRNVASEKMVALSNEAFQRRRPRGDGSVVLGYFSGSITHNDDVRMILPTLVRILTDFPQARLKIVGILDLPPELMPFAGRVEAEGFVPWTRLPRLIAGTDINLAPLEASLFNEAKSENKWIEASLVGVPTVASDTGAVAARTSNGENALLCRTGEDWYRAVASLIESPKERERIGVAARRSVLSGSVTSSTAVSFAKVIGSKLPIGVAFVLPSTQVSGGVNVVVRHASILRKNGADVTLFSMDDKERATDVSGLPVMPWRKTRVHARFDRAVATLWSTVDVVNHSSRFASRYYLVQNFETDFYPFGDPRRILANATYNSLDRLKYITISRWCQGWLAERFRKEAAYAPNGIDLALFARKARDFSGRIRVLVEGNSEDHYKNVDESFVITNQLDPSRFEVWYLSYQGAPKRWYRVDRFLHKVPHHSVAAAYQSCHLLVKSSLLESFSYPPLEMMATGGIAIVAANAGNAEYLRDRENCLLYQAGKPEQAVGLIHEICGDATLRERIIASGLATAAARDWGVLEHDIRKLYDV